The Brassica napus cultivar Da-Ae chromosome C7, Da-Ae, whole genome shotgun sequence genome has a segment encoding these proteins:
- the LOC106369532 gene encoding glycine-rich cell wall structural protein 1.0-like: MCSDFGYDNDRAWGGGGDGAGARRGGGDGAGVWVEVEVKHGAEMGGELEHGAEVRGSWIMGPRWGGGAGTWGRAMGGTGAWGGGGGEARAYGGGGWSWSLGRRWRWSWSLGWR, translated from the coding sequence ATGTGTTCTGATTTCGGTTATGATAATGATAGAGCCTGGGGTGGAGGTGGGGACGGAGCTGGAGCCAGGAGAGGAGGTGGGGATGGAGCTGGAGTCTGGGTGGAGGTGGAGGTGAAGCATGGGGCCGAGATGGGGGGCGAACTGGAGCATGGTGCTGAGGTGAGGGGGAGCTGGATCATGGGGCCGAGGTGGGGGGGGGGAGCTGGAACCTGGGGTCGAGCCATGGGAGGAACTGGAGCGTGGGGTGGAGGTGGGGGCGAAGCTAGAGCCTACGGAGGAGGGGGGTGGAGCTGGAGCCTGGGGAGGAGGTGGAGATGGAGCTGGAGCCTGGGGTGGAGGTAG